The DNA sequence TGGTATAATGTGCGAAAAGCATTTGCTACGACTATAGTTTAAATATACATAAACGACGCATATAAGGAGGATTTCATCATGGGAAATCACATAAAATACGATAAAATTTTGGATGCATTACAAGAATTACTGGAAACAAAAGATATGGACTCCATATCCGTCAGCGAAATTGCAAAAACTGCCGGTATTGGAAAAGGAAGTATTTACTACTACTTTTCTTCCAAAGATGCTATTTTAGAAGCATTGATAGAACGAAATTATGAAAAACCAATTGCCACTGCCAAAAGCTTGGCAAGTCAGACAAATATTTCTTCCTTCATGCGCATGGCAATGATTTTTCAAGCCTGTAGAAATTCTTCTTCTGAATTTCTTCGCCATGATGCTGACGCTAACCTGCCAACTGCTTTAGAAAAATCCTTATTACACCAGAAATACCTGATGTATTTGGTTTCAGAACTAAAACCTGCTTTGACAGAAATTATTACACAGGGAATCAAAAATGGGGATATTCACTTTGACTATCCTGCAGCTTTAGCCGAAATTGTTTTAATTGTGCTTGCTGTAAAACTGGATAATACTTTAGTTCCTTCTACTCCGGAAGAAATTAAGGAAACAATTCTAGGATTGATTTCTTTACTTGAAAAAGGTACCGGGAACCCAGCAGGAACTTTGAATTTTTTGATGATGTAATAAAAAAGGACCTCACGCCCTATTAGGGTTTGAAGTCCTTTTTTCATTAACTAATCAATTTTAATTAAAATTTACCAGCTTTAGCAGCTTCTTCAATACTAACTGCAACAGCAACGGTAGCACCTACCATTGGGTTGTTACCCATTCCGATAAGTCCCATCATTTCAACGTGTGCAGGTACAGAAGAAGAACCAGCGAACTGTGCGTCAGAGTGCATACGTCCCATAGTATCTGTCATACCGTAGGAAGCAGGTCCTGCTGCCATGTTGTCTGGATGAAGTGTACGTCCTGTACCACCACCGGATGCAACGGAGAAGTATTTCTTACCCTGCTCGATACATTCTTTCTTGTATGTACCAGCTACCGGATGCTGGAAACGTGTTGGGTTGGTAGAGTTACCAGTGATGGAAACACCAACGTTTTCATGATGCATGATAGCAACACCTTCCTGAACATCATCAGCACCGTAACATTTTACAGTTGCACGAAGTCCTTCAGAATATGCTTTTTCATATACTACGTTTAATTTTGCTTCTTTGTAGTCATATTTTGTTTCAACAAATGTAAATCCGTTGATACGGGAAATAATCTGTGCTGCGTCTTTTCCTAAACCATTTAAGATAACGCGTAATGGTTTCTGACGTACTTTGTTTGCTTTTTCAGCAATACCGATAGCACCTTCTGCTGCTGCGAAGGATTCATGTCCAGCTAAGAAACAGAAACATTCGGTTTCTTCTTCTAATAACATTTTTCCTAAGTTACCATGTCCAAGACCTACTTTTCTGTGGTCTGCAACGGAACCTGGAATACAGAATGCCTGAAGACCTTCACCGATTGCTGCAGCTGCATCTGCTGCTCTCTTACATCCTTTTTTGATAGCGATTGCTGCACCTACAGTGTAAGCCCAACATGCATTTTCAAAACAGATTGGCTGGATTTTCTTAACCTGTTCGTATACATCAAGTCCAGCGTCTTTTGTAATTTTCTCAGCTTCTTCAATAGAGCTGATTCCATAACTATTTAACACAGAATTGATTTTGTCAATTCTTCTTTCATATGATTCAAATAAAGCCATTTGAAATGTCCTCCTATTTTCCTGATACAGTCTAACTCTTATTTATTGGTGATTATTCTTCTCTTGGGTCAATAATCTTAACAGCGTCATCTACACGGCCGTACTGTCCTTTTGCTTTTTCCCAAGCAGTGTTAGGATCGTCACCTTTTTTGATGAAGTCTGTCATTTTTCCAAGACTTACGAACTGATATCCAATTACTTCGTTATCTGCATCCAGAGCGATTCCAGTTACATAACCTTCTGCCATCTCTAAGTAGCGAACACCCTTTTTGTTAGTTGCGTACATAGTACCAACCTGAGAACGAAGTCCTTTTCCAAGGTCTTCCAGACCTGCTCCAACCGGAAGTCCGTCATCAGAGAATGCACTCTGTGTACGTCCGTATACAATCTGTAAAAACAGTTCTCTCATAGCTGTATTGATAGCATCACAAACAAGGTCTGTATTTAATGCTTCTAAGATGGTCTTTCCCTGTAAAATTTCTGCTGCCATAGCTGCAGAATGGGTCATACCGGAACATCCGATTGTTTCAACCAATGCTTCTTCGATAATACCCTCTTTTACATTTAAAGTAAGCTTACATGCACCCTGCTGTGGAGCACACCAGCCTACACCATGTGTAAGACCAGAAATATCTTCAATTTTCTTGGAATGTACCCATTTTCCTTCTTCTGGGATTGGAGCCGGCTCATGCTTTGCACCTTTGGCAACCGGACACATCTTTTCAACTTCCTGTGAATAAATCATTTTAAGACTCCTTTCAATCCATACATTAAATTTTGATTGTTATGTATTTAACATACTTACTCATATTTAATCACATTTTGACGAATTCGTCTAGTAGTTTTACAAAAAAACTCTTTTTGCCCTATGACAAAAAGAGTTTTTTCATTTCATTATATCTCTAACATTTCCATTTTCATAAATGAAACGGATGCTCCCGCTGCACCTGCAAAAGTCAAAATTCCCATTACAAGAATCATCAGGAAAAATCCGGCTTCTAATCCCCAGATAAAATATCCGACTACTGCTACTAAGATTGCAATACACATGGCAATTCCCTGAAGAATCATTTTAACAATTGTTTTCCCGGTATTTCCGAAATTTTTTCCAATAATTACATCTGCAAACATTCCATAGTAAAGACGATTTGCCATTAAGCAAACATATAATAATATGGTAAGTACTGTCATAACGGGTCCAATTCCAAATGCGATTGCTCCGGGAAGTGTTACAAAAATTCCATCTACAATGGCACGAATATGCTCGATTTTGGTAGAATACCATACTTTTTTTAACGCTGAATCCGGTATTAGATAAGTATACGGATTTTCTAACTCCTTAGACCACTTGGTAGCATAACCACTAAATATGAATACGACATAAGCGACAACGCCCGGAATAATGAATACTTTCAACGAACCAAACTCTTTCTCTATGTTGTTCATGTAACCATAAACTCCCATTGCTATTCCAATACCAAAACATAAAAGTGTATTCCATCCAAAAATAAAAGTTTTATTCTTTTTATACTCCAAAAGTTGCCGGAAATAAATTGCTTTCGCGTAATTTCCCTTATACTCAACGGAAGCTTTTCGATATTTTTTCTTCTTGCCAAATCCTATGGAAGCAACACCTTTTTGGGCTTCCCTTCGTTTTGTCTGATACTCATCTGCAAATTTGGTTGCATCTTCAAAGTATTCTCCGGTACATTTCATTTTTACTGCTGCGATAAGCATTCCTATGGTTGATACTAAAAATAGTACCGTTCCAATTACATTAATAACACTAGGACCTATAAAAATAAGATGCATCACCGCGATGTTCCATCCTACAATCGGTATCAACTGGATAATTGGCATTGCAAGATATTCCCGTATCACTGAAAATTCTGCCTTCTGTGTAAGCAACAGATAAGCACCGATTCCTACCATCACTGCCATAAAAATATACATGACAACGGTCAGTCTCTTAAAAAACTTCTCATGAAATCTTTCATTTCCATAACAGAAAATAATAATACTTGCTTCCAGTATACTTTCAAACACTACAAAGAACACGAAATATAGCAGCATCTGTCCGATTCCTGCATGAAACCAATAAACTCCACCAATCGATACAATAATTCCTATTATTATATTACCTATAAATGATTTCACTCCTGTAAACATCAATATTACCTTCGGACTTACCGGAGCCGGAAAGACAAAATGTGCCTCCGATGGACGAAACAAAAGTCCATGCCGCTTACTATAACTGATTACATTACTTGGAAGAAGTAATAAAACAATACACGATAATACTGTTACCAGATTCTCCGGTGTTGCAATCTTGGCATCCTTGATGACTAAATTAAAACTTCCATATATCATGATAACATACAAAACAAAAACAAATGCCCACACATATGTCATCGGACGCTTTAACGCCTTCTTTACTCGGTTTGCGATAGTTCTCTGATAAAGATAAATCAATCCCTTCATTCTGACTCACCGCCTCCCGTAATCTTGAAGAACAGTTCCTCTATATCCTCATCCTGCGCCTGCTCTCTGGTAAAGCTTCCTACGATTTTTCCTTTTTCCATAATGAACATAACATCCCATAGGTCTTTTACCATCTCCAGCATATGAGTACTAATTAAAATGGTAACGCCCTGCTCTTTTAATTCCAACACTACTTTCTTTAATTCTTTAATCGCTGCCGGGTCTAATCCCACCATCGGTTCATCTAACATAAGCACTTTTGGCTTTACTGCCAAAGCACAACAGATACTTACTTTCTGCATCATTCCCTTAGAAAGTTCATTTCCTAGTTTTTCCTGTTTGTCATCTAATTCAAATCTTTTTAATAATGCCTCAATTTCTTCATCCGTAATACCGGAATTGTAGGCACGACGTATATACTCAATATGCTCTCGCACTGTCAATGCATCAAACATCGCCGGCATCTCCGGTACATACCCAAAAATTCTTTTAGCTTCAAGGCTTCTGGAAGGTATTTTTTGAATTCCAACTCCACCCTGATAGCGTAACAATCCTGCAATACTTTTTATTATGGTAGATTTTCCTGCCCCGTTAGGTCCTAGTAAAATTCCAACCTTTCCATCCGGAATAGAAAAACTCACTTGATCTACTGCCAAATTCTTTCCGTATTTCTTTGTCAACTCTTGAACTTCTAACATAGCTCTTCTCCTCTTCTTTTAATATGTAAAAACAACGCATGTTTCTGTATTAACTACTTAATACAATAATACATGCGTTGCTTTGTGTCAATATAATTAACCTTAAGATAACCTTAAAATTTTCTATCAGCTACTGTTTCTCTACTACTTCATTTTTATTCTTATAAATGGATTTTTCGGGCACTACCCCACGCACCATAGACAATGGATACACATTGCTATGATTTCCAATGACAGTTCCCGGATTCAACACACTGTTACATCCCACTTCTACTTCATCCCCCAACATGGCACCAAACTTTTTCAGACCTGTTTCGTATTCTTTCCCAATTGTTTTATCCTTTACTACAACTAATGTTTTGTCTGACTTTACATTAGAAGTAATGGAACCGGCCCCCATATGTGCTTTGTATCCCAAAATAGAGTCTCCTACATAATTATAATGAGGCACTTGTACCTTATTAAAAAGAACTACGTTTTTAAGTTCTGTGGAATTTCCTACTACTGCACCTTTTCCCACAATCGCATTACCTCTGATGAACGCACAATGACGAACTTCAGCTTCTTCATCAATAATAGCAGGACCATTAATAAATGCTGTCGGTGCTACTTTAGCACTTTTGGCAACCCAGATATTTTCTCCACGCTTTTCAAACTTTTCAGTATCCAGTTTTTGACCCAATTCACAAATAAATGCACTGATTTTGGGCAATGCTTCCCACGGGTAGGTAAGTCCTTCAAATAAATCTGCTGCTATGGTTTCTTTTAATGTATATAAACTGCTGATTTTTGCTGTTTCCATTTTTATTTCCTTCTTTCCAAAATATTTCTTCTTATATTAAGATATCGGCTCTGTTTCTTTTACTTCTGCTTCTTTTTTCTTGCCTTTTGCTTTCCCAGTCTGCTTGGCAGGTGTTTTATAATAAGTTGCTGCCTTTTGAAAATATCCTCTTAACGCATACTGATTGTTCAATCCTAACACACCGCTGGTTCGTGACCGTATGAAGTTCTCCAGTTTCACCATATATTCTTCCGGCGTGATACTTCCTTCTGCCACATAGTTCAGGCCTTTTTCCCAACTTGCAGTTAATTCCGGATTCAAAAGTGAACGAATCGACGCATTTACCACATCATATATCATTTCCCCAAGCAATGTCGGTGTAATAATCTGGGTCTTTTTATTCAACGCCAGATATTTATTATTTACCAGTTTTTTCAAAATCTCTGCACGGGTAGCACTAGTGCCGATACCACTTCCTTTAATCTGTGCACGCAGCTCCTCATCTTCAATGAGCTGTCCTGCATTTTCCATGGCCAGAATCATAGAACCAGAATTGTAACGTTTCGGAGGCGCGGTCTCTCCCTCTTTGATATTCAATTCTTTTACGTTCAGTTCCATGCCTTTCTTTAATCCGGAAAGAATCTCCATAAAACTTACATCACAGGATTCTTCACTCTCTTCGCCATTATTCTTACTATTATCGCTTTCCTTCTTTTTCTGGAACGAATATTCCATTACTTTCAAATATCCCGGTTCTGCCAACACCTTAAAGTTTGAGAAAAACTTTTCTGTTCCCACTCCTGTCACCAAACTTATCTTCTGATAAATCGCCGGTGGACAGAAAATGCCAAGAAATCTTCGCACAATAGTCTCATAGACATTAAGTGAGGTCTGATTCAGTGTCCTAATCGCTCCGAATCCCTGTCCGGTAGGAATAATCGCATAGTGGTCTGTAATCTGCTTATCATTGACATATCTTGTTTTGGCAATATTTTTATAGGTGCCTTTTTCCAGAATAGCCTCCGCATATGCCTTTACAGATGGAATATTTTTCAGTCCACCGATATTTTTATGTATTTCCTTTGCCACTGCACTGGAAAGCACACGAGCATCGGTTCTCGGATAAGTCACCAGTTTTTTCTCATAAAGTTCCTGTACTACCTGCAAAGTCTGGTCCGGACTAATTTTAAAAAGTCTGGAACAATCGTTCTGAAGCTCTGCCAGGTTATACAACAACGGTGGATTTTTCGTCTCCTTCTTTTTTTCCATAGAAACTACTACTGCCTTGAGTTCTCCTTCCGGTATACTACCTTTCAAATCCTCAATAAGCTGCTTAGCGTCTTCTTCCTTTAAAAAACCGTTTTCCTTATATAATTTTGGAGACTGAAAGTAAGCAGAACCTTCCACAGCACGCCATTCCCCATCCACCTGATTACCTTGAATATCTAAGGTACTTAACACACGATAAAAAGGTGTTTTTACAAAATCGCGAATCTCCCGTTCCCTTCTTACTACCATACCAAGGACACAGGTCATAACACGTCCTACACTAACTACGGTATACTTTGTATTCAGGAAATTAGAAATGGTATTTCCATACTTTAGGGTGAGAAGTCTTGAAAAATTAATACCCATCAGATAGTCTTCTTTTGCACGCAAATAAGCGGATTCACATAGATTATCGTACTCTGATAAATCCTTTGCTTCTCGTATTCCACGTAAGATTTCTTCCTCTGTCTGAGAGTCAATCCAGACTCTTCTTCTCTCTTTTCCTTCTACCTTTGCTTGACGCTCCACTAACCGGTAAATATATTCTCCTTCTCGCCCGGAGTCGGTACAAACATAAATGGTTGTTACGTCCGGACGATTTAAAAGTCCTGCTACAATATCATACTGCTTTTTCACTCCCGGAATGACTTCATACTTAAATTCTTCCGGAATAAATGGCAGGGTAGCAAGACTCCACTTTTTGTATTTTTCATCATAGACCTCCGGATAGCTCATGGTAACCAGATGTCCTACACACCAGGTTACAATTGCCTCCGAAGATTCCATATATCCATCATGATTTTTTAAATCCAGTTTTAATGCCTTAGCAAACTCTCTGGCAACACTGGGCTTTTCTGCTATATATAAAGCTTTCGCCATAAATCCATATCCTGCTTTCTTTTATAACTGATTCATATCCACTAACAGGATACGTTTATCGGCAGAAACCATTTTTCTCAACTTTTCATCAAAAGACTTTGCAGAAAAGAGATAATAATAGTTTGCCGCGAGTTTCGCTTGTTCCATACTCTGAAACAGTTTCTGACACATTTCAAAAGTCATCTCGGGTTCTGACCAATTGCACAAACAAATAAGATTTTCACGCACCTCATTCTGCACGATAATGTCAATATGTCCCTGTTTTCCAATCCAAGTTCCCATCTTATGCATCTGCAACGGAAGCTTATGTACCTGATTCATCAATTCCAAATATTCTGCACACACTTTCACAAAATAACGGTTCAAATACTCTTCTAAACCATTTGCAATATATGTGTCATAAAATTTCTCCGGTTCCATTCGATATAAGTCAGACAGATGAGGATATACAAACTTAAACCAGAAATTAATAAAAGTATCTTTTATCTGATACAATCCTTTCTGGGCATTCTCCCATCCTCCCGTTTCAAAGGATGTCACCTTTTCCACCATATCAAATGCCATCAGATTCTTCAAATATACGCTAATTTTTGCTCTGGAAAATCCTGTCTCCTGATACAAGTCATTGAGCTTACGCTTTCCGGATGCTAACGCTTCCAAAATGGTATTATAAACAGAAAATTCCCGTAATTCCTTACTGATAATTCGCTCTGCTTCTCCAAACAAAAAACCATCCGGAGACAAAATATGTTTACAAATATTGTAACGAATATCGCGAGACTCATCCCACTTTTCCATATATTCCTGCACACCGCCAATCACGCCATAAACTTCCACGCTCTGACTTACGGTATAATCTGGAAAAGACTGCACCATCTCCACGAACTTTAACTCAGAAAGTTGCTCTGTTGCGTCAATTTTCTTTTTATACTTTTCCAATGTTTTGAACATATTCTGCTGCGCCCAGGCAACTGCTGAAGTATACAAAAGAATCATAACCGGACCAGGATACAACTTATGCTGTTTTAATTTTAAAATACTTTCCATAAATTGTTGGTCTTTTTTTACAATATGCTCAAACTCATCGATAATCAACACCAACTTACTGGCATCCCCGCTTTTCACACGGCTAAAACAGCTATCATAAGATTCTTCGGAAAGAGAAACATCATACTGCTTCTCTACCTCACGAATCATCCTTTGTTGCTGTGCCTTTGCCGAAACCTCCGGCGCATAGTAATAAAAGGATTTTTTCTCTTTACAAAAATCCTGTAACAATTCACGGATTCCATTTTCCCGTCTTCCATACAATATTACCAGTTGGTTTCCATCCTGCTGATACAATTCTTCTAATCTTTTTATCTGTGCTTTTCTCTCTGTCATGGCTATCTCCTTTTGAAATTATAAGGTATTTGCCCTGTCCTTAATGTTCTTCTTAAAATTAATGATTTTATGATCATAAGACTCATTCATGAAGGATGAAGTAATCATAAAATCTGCTGTTGCTCGATTATTGGCAATTGGAATATCATATACTTGAGCAATTCGAAGAAGTGCCTTCACATCCGGGTCATGCGGCTGTGCTGCCAACGGGTCCGAAAAGAATACAACAAAGTCAATCTTTCCTTCTACGATTTTTCCACCAATCTGCTGGTCTCCACCTAAAGGGCCACTGTTATATCCTTTTACCGGAAGTCCGGTCTGGTCTGTAATCATTCTGGCTGTAGTTCCTGTTCCGCACAAAAAATGCTTTTTTAATTCTTCCTTATGTTCCTCACACCAAGAAATCAATTCATGCTTCTTGCTGTCGTGTGCAATTAATGCAATATTCTTTTGTTTTCCAATCGTTAATGTAATAAAATCTGGTTCATTCATAAGTGTAAATTCCTTTCTCGCTTTAACTACTCTGCATAACTATATTATAAGCAAAAAGAGGCTGCCTGCGCAACCTCTTTTTTATATCATGATTTTATTTTGCTGTAATATATCCCTGTGCCTTTAAAAGTTCTGCACAAAGTACTGCTCCGCCGGCTGCTCCTCTTACGGTATTATGGGAGAGACCAACAAACTTCCAGTCATATACAGTATCTTCTCTCAAACGACCAACGTTGATTCCCATACCATTTTCATAGTTTACATCCTCTGTTACCTGTGGACGATTATCTTCTTCTAAATAGCGGATAAACTGCTTTGGAGCACTTGGAAGATCTAATTCCTGTGGCGCACCTTTGAAGTTTACTAACTTCTCAATCAACTGCTCTTTGGTTGGTTTTTTCTTGAACTTCACAAATACAGCTGCAGTATGTCCATTTAATACCGGAACACGGATACACTGACATGTGATAACCGGGCTTGTTGCCGGTACAATAACACCGTCTTTAATTTCACCCCAGATACGAAGTGGCTCTTTTTCAGATTTCTCTTCCTCTCCACCGATGTATGGAATGATGTTTCCAACCATTTCCGGCCAATCCTTAAAGGTCTTTCCAGCTCCTGAAATTGCCTGATATGTAGTAGCTACTACTTCATATGGCTCAAATTCCTTCCATGCTGTTAAAACCGGTGCATAGGACTGAATGGAGCAGTTTGGTTTTACTGCAACGAATCCTCTTGTAGTTCCCAGACGTTTCTTCTGGAAATCAATTACTTTCATATGTTCCGGATTGATTTCCGGTACTACCATTGGTACATCCGGTGTCCATCTATGAGCACTGTTATTAGAAACAACAGGTGTCTCTGTCTTAGCATATGCTTCTTCAATTGCCTTGATTTCATCCTTAGACATATCTACTGCGCTAAATACAAAATCAACTTCAGCAGCAACTTTTTCTACTTCGTTTACGTTCATAACAACGATTTTCTTTACTGCTTCCGGCATTGGAGTATCCATCTTCCAACGATCTCCTACTGCTTCTTCATATGTCTTTCCTGCGGAACGTGGGCTTGCTGCAATAGTTGTTACCTCAAACCATGGATGATTCTCTAACAAAGAGATAAATCTCTGTCCTACCATACCTGTTCCACCAAGAATACCTACTTTTAACTTTTGACTCATTTTTCTAATCTCCTCGTTTTTATTCTGTCCGTTTCTCACGCACAACTGTCTTTGTAGTAAATATATTATTACACTTTACGAGAAAATGCAACCCCAAATATTATACAAAATTACCATTTTATCTAATTCGTTTATAGGTAATCTGTATAAATATACATTTTTTTCTTATTTCATCAGCTTACTTTCCCAATCGGTAAGTTCGTCCTTCCAATCCTTAGAAAGATAGTCTTTTTCTATGGCAATTACCTTCTTCATCGCCTCCTGTCCCGGAGCACCAATGGTAAGACGCTTATTCACACAGGTATCCATAGAAATTGCTTCAAATATATCCTCTTCGAATACCGGGCTGATTTCCTTCAATTCTTCCAAAGACATATCATCGATGGAGATTCCTTTGTCTATACAGTAAAGAACAATTCTTCCTACGATACCATGTGCGTCACGGAAAGGCACTCCATGATTTACCAGATAATCTGCGGCATCTGTTGCATTGGTAAAACCATTTTTAGCACTTGCTTCCATTTTATCTTTATTAAATTTCATAGTTTCCAACATTCCGGTAAATAAAGCAATACATCCCTTTACAGTATCCATTGCATCAAAAGTCAGTTCTTTATCTTCCTGCATATCTTTATTGTAAGCAAGAGGAATACCTTTCATTGTGGTAAGAAGTGCTGTCAGCGCACCATAGACACGTCCTGTCTTTCCTCTTACCAACTCTGCGATGTCAGGATTCTTCTTCTGAGGCATGATACTGCTTCCGGTACTATATGCATCGTCAATTTCCACAAACTGGTATTCATTCGAATTCCAGATAATAACTTCTTCCGAAAAACGACTCAAATGCATCATAATCGTAGACATAGCAGATAAAAATTCAATCAAGTAATCTCTATCTGATACTCCATCCATACTGTTTAAAGTTGGTCCATAGAAGCCCAACAATTCTGCAGTATAGTCACGATCCAGAGGATAAGTTGTTCCTGCCAGCGCACCTGAACCTAATGGACAATAATTCATTCTGTGATAAATGTCCTTCAGACGTAGACGGTCACGCTTGAACATTTCAAAGTATGCTCCCACATGATGTGCCAAGGTTACCGGCTGTGCTTTCTGCAAATGTGTAAAGCCCGGCATAAAGGTATCTGTGTTATTTTCCATGATTGTTAAAATTGCATTTAATAATTCTTTTAACAATTCATCTACTGCCAAAACTTCCTGTCTGGTGTAAAGACGCATGTCAAGTGCTACCTGGTCATTTCTGCTTCTTCCGGTATGTAACTTTTTCCCGGTATCTCCCAAACGATCAATGAGAGTTGCTTCCACAAAACTGTGAATATCTTCGTAT is a window from the Roseburia sp. 499 genome containing:
- a CDS encoding TetR/AcrR family transcriptional regulator; protein product: MGNHIKYDKILDALQELLETKDMDSISVSEIAKTAGIGKGSIYYYFSSKDAILEALIERNYEKPIATAKSLASQTNISSFMRMAMIFQACRNSSSEFLRHDADANLPTALEKSLLHQKYLMYLVSELKPALTEIITQGIKNGDIHFDYPAALAEIVLIVLAVKLDNTLVPSTPEEIKETILGLISLLEKGTGNPAGTLNFLMM
- a CDS encoding GGGtGRT protein; translated protein: MALFESYERRIDKINSVLNSYGISSIEEAEKITKDAGLDVYEQVKKIQPICFENACWAYTVGAAIAIKKGCKRAADAAAAIGEGLQAFCIPGSVADHRKVGLGHGNLGKMLLEEETECFCFLAGHESFAAAEGAIGIAEKANKVRQKPLRVILNGLGKDAAQIISRINGFTFVETKYDYKEAKLNVVYEKAYSEGLRATVKCYGADDVQEGVAIMHHENVGVSITGNSTNPTRFQHPVAGTYKKECIEQGKKYFSVASGGGTGRTLHPDNMAAGPASYGMTDTMGRMHSDAQFAGSSSVPAHVEMMGLIGMGNNPMVGATVAVAVSIEEAAKAGKF
- a CDS encoding iron-sulfur cluster assembly scaffold protein, whose amino-acid sequence is MIYSQEVEKMCPVAKGAKHEPAPIPEEGKWVHSKKIEDISGLTHGVGWCAPQQGACKLTLNVKEGIIEEALVETIGCSGMTHSAAMAAEILQGKTILEALNTDLVCDAINTAMRELFLQIVYGRTQSAFSDDGLPVGAGLEDLGKGLRSQVGTMYATNKKGVRYLEMAEGYVTGIALDADNEVIGYQFVSLGKMTDFIKKGDDPNTAWEKAKGQYGRVDDAVKIIDPREE
- a CDS encoding putative ABC exporter domain-containing protein — protein: MKGLIYLYQRTIANRVKKALKRPMTYVWAFVFVLYVIMIYGSFNLVIKDAKIATPENLVTVLSCIVLLLLPSNVISYSKRHGLLFRPSEAHFVFPAPVSPKVILMFTGVKSFIGNIIIGIIVSIGGVYWFHAGIGQMLLYFVFFVVFESILEASIIIFCYGNERFHEKFFKRLTVVMYIFMAVMVGIGAYLLLTQKAEFSVIREYLAMPIIQLIPIVGWNIAVMHLIFIGPSVINVIGTVLFLVSTIGMLIAAVKMKCTGEYFEDATKFADEYQTKRREAQKGVASIGFGKKKKYRKASVEYKGNYAKAIYFRQLLEYKKNKTFIFGWNTLLCFGIGIAMGVYGYMNNIEKEFGSLKVFIIPGVVAYVVFIFSGYATKWSKELENPYTYLIPDSALKKVWYSTKIEHIRAIVDGIFVTLPGAIAFGIGPVMTVLTILLYVCLMANRLYYGMFADVIIGKNFGNTGKTIVKMILQGIAMCIAILVAVVGYFIWGLEAGFFLMILVMGILTFAGAAGASVSFMKMEMLEI
- a CDS encoding ABC transporter ATP-binding protein, coding for MLEVQELTKKYGKNLAVDQVSFSIPDGKVGILLGPNGAGKSTIIKSIAGLLRYQGGVGIQKIPSRSLEAKRIFGYVPEMPAMFDALTVREHIEYIRRAYNSGITDEEIEALLKRFELDDKQEKLGNELSKGMMQKVSICCALAVKPKVLMLDEPMVGLDPAAIKELKKVVLELKEQGVTILISTHMLEMVKDLWDVMFIMEKGKIVGSFTREQAQDEDIEELFFKITGGGESE
- a CDS encoding UDP-N-acetylglucosamine pyrophosphorylase; its protein translation is METAKISSLYTLKETIAADLFEGLTYPWEALPKISAFICELGQKLDTEKFEKRGENIWVAKSAKVAPTAFINGPAIIDEEAEVRHCAFIRGNAIVGKGAVVGNSTELKNVVLFNKVQVPHYNYVGDSILGYKAHMGAGSITSNVKSDKTLVVVKDKTIGKEYETGLKKFGAMLGDEVEVGCNSVLNPGTVIGNHSNVYPLSMVRGVVPEKSIYKNKNEVVEKQ
- a CDS encoding DNA topoisomerase; translation: MAKALYIAEKPSVAREFAKALKLDLKNHDGYMESSEAIVTWCVGHLVTMSYPEVYDEKYKKWSLATLPFIPEEFKYEVIPGVKKQYDIVAGLLNRPDVTTIYVCTDSGREGEYIYRLVERQAKVEGKERRRVWIDSQTEEEILRGIREAKDLSEYDNLCESAYLRAKEDYLMGINFSRLLTLKYGNTISNFLNTKYTVVSVGRVMTCVLGMVVRREREIRDFVKTPFYRVLSTLDIQGNQVDGEWRAVEGSAYFQSPKLYKENGFLKEEDAKQLIEDLKGSIPEGELKAVVVSMEKKKETKNPPLLYNLAELQNDCSRLFKISPDQTLQVVQELYEKKLVTYPRTDARVLSSAVAKEIHKNIGGLKNIPSVKAYAEAILEKGTYKNIAKTRYVNDKQITDHYAIIPTGQGFGAIRTLNQTSLNVYETIVRRFLGIFCPPAIYQKISLVTGVGTEKFFSNFKVLAEPGYLKVMEYSFQKKKESDNSKNNGEESEESCDVSFMEILSGLKKGMELNVKELNIKEGETAPPKRYNSGSMILAMENAGQLIEDEELRAQIKGSGIGTSATRAEILKKLVNNKYLALNKKTQIITPTLLGEMIYDVVNASIRSLLNPELTASWEKGLNYVAEGSITPEEYMVKLENFIRSRTSGVLGLNNQYALRGYFQKAATYYKTPAKQTGKAKGKKKEAEVKETEPIS
- a CDS encoding ATP-binding protein, whose protein sequence is MTERKAQIKRLEELYQQDGNQLVILYGRRENGIRELLQDFCKEKKSFYYYAPEVSAKAQQQRMIREVEKQYDVSLSEESYDSCFSRVKSGDASKLVLIIDEFEHIVKKDQQFMESILKLKQHKLYPGPVMILLYTSAVAWAQQNMFKTLEKYKKKIDATEQLSELKFVEMVQSFPDYTVSQSVEVYGVIGGVQEYMEKWDESRDIRYNICKHILSPDGFLFGEAERIISKELREFSVYNTILEALASGKRKLNDLYQETGFSRAKISVYLKNLMAFDMVEKVTSFETGGWENAQKGLYQIKDTFINFWFKFVYPHLSDLYRMEPEKFYDTYIANGLEEYLNRYFVKVCAEYLELMNQVHKLPLQMHKMGTWIGKQGHIDIIVQNEVRENLICLCNWSEPEMTFEMCQKLFQSMEQAKLAANYYYLFSAKSFDEKLRKMVSADKRILLVDMNQL
- a CDS encoding methylglyoxal synthase, with the translated sequence MNEPDFITLTIGKQKNIALIAHDSKKHELISWCEEHKEELKKHFLCGTGTTARMITDQTGLPVKGYNSGPLGGDQQIGGKIVEGKIDFVVFFSDPLAAQPHDPDVKALLRIAQVYDIPIANNRATADFMITSSFMNESYDHKIINFKKNIKDRANTL